A genomic region of Polyangiaceae bacterium contains the following coding sequences:
- a CDS encoding CDP-alcohol phosphatidyltransferase family protein has protein sequence MARYRLADLALLPNILSALRLPLAVVFPFVAADARAALAVLLAAALTDIFDGWLARRSGQVTAVGAVVDPIADKVFATTVVLTLLYQQKMPVWALPALLSREILEAPLVVWVLVSRKFRGTRKAAARANLPGKLATTVQFVAVLSAIAAPDLVEVTLVGAAVAGSLAGISYWHRELHRARLARVAQAGERPTDE, from the coding sequence ATGGCGCGATATCGACTTGCGGACCTCGCATTGCTGCCGAACATCCTGAGCGCGCTTCGCTTGCCGCTCGCCGTGGTTTTTCCGTTCGTCGCGGCAGATGCGCGGGCAGCGTTGGCCGTGCTGCTCGCGGCGGCGCTCACCGACATCTTCGATGGTTGGCTCGCGCGTCGTTCGGGACAGGTGACGGCGGTCGGCGCGGTCGTGGATCCCATCGCAGACAAAGTCTTTGCGACGACGGTCGTCCTCACGCTGCTCTATCAGCAGAAGATGCCCGTGTGGGCGCTTCCGGCGCTCCTGTCGCGTGAAATTCTGGAAGCACCGCTCGTCGTGTGGGTGCTCGTGAGCCGCAAATTCCGCGGCACTCGCAAAGCCGCGGCGCGCGCGAACCTCCCGGGAAAACTCGCCACCACGGTGCAGTTTGTCGCGGTACTTTCCGCCATCGCAGCGCCGGATCTCGTCGAAGTCACGCTCGTGGGGGCCGCCGTCGCAGGCTCGCTCGCAGGCATTTCCTACTGGCATCGCGAGCTACATCGTGCACGGCTCGCACGCGTAGCTCAGGCTGGCGAGCGCCCGACCGACGAGTGA
- a CDS encoding serine/threonine protein kinase: protein MKHRWTSNLFVAARVLALSAALGAFASCRPFVPATPPGFVELEDRYAWNEYRATTADGVVIGIRAFKNEPKGERAFWVRAIENRMRDVGAYALIEKRDVKNRGGLTGTEMVFGHDEGDEPYLYRLTVFVTDDRVFIVEAGGSKPQMERQAQQIDWSIKNFLQR from the coding sequence GTGAAGCATCGTTGGACCTCAAACTTGTTTGTCGCTGCTCGCGTATTGGCGCTCTCCGCAGCTCTTGGAGCGTTTGCGTCGTGCCGTCCGTTCGTCCCGGCAACACCTCCAGGGTTTGTCGAATTGGAAGATCGGTACGCTTGGAACGAGTACCGAGCGACCACGGCCGATGGTGTGGTCATCGGCATTCGCGCCTTCAAGAACGAACCGAAAGGCGAGCGAGCGTTCTGGGTACGCGCGATCGAAAATCGGATGCGTGACGTCGGAGCTTATGCACTCATCGAAAAGCGCGACGTGAAAAATCGCGGTGGTTTGACCGGAACGGAGATGGTGTTTGGCCATGATGAAGGGGACGAACCCTATCTCTATCGATTGACGGTATTCGTTACCGACGATCGCGTGTTCATCGTGGAAGCCGGCGGATCGAAGCCTCAGATGGAACGGCAAGCGCAGCAGATCGATTGGTCGATCAAGAACTTCTTGCAGCGATGA
- a CDS encoding aspartate aminotransferase family protein yields the protein MTKDQIDRAVFDALSSNLSYCREDVIGFPGSYLDREVFPDAPSLRELPYLSCVRENPNHIGCHTLTQAEVAFAGTQRIEVDLIRICAEEIMGAQDAAYDGHVCGGGTECNIEGLWVQRNRARREGLVDVAVIHSEDAHYSIPKACDLLGLAAFAIPVDERTRQMHRGALREVALMAKDRGVKRLFLVLTMGTTLFGSIDDIDAVTQVLDDVRIDYRIHVDAAFGGFIYPFTAAHNRLDFRHPKVDSITMDGHKMLQAPYGTGIFLARKGLVEFICTEQARYVHGKDYTLCGSRSGANAVALWMILQSYGSAGGKEFLQDLVMRTDKLCEGLDRLGATYFRDPAMNIVAIATSSMPIDVANHYMLVPDRYDEPRWWKAVVMDHVNEAMIMRFLDDLHRSSKTPPQ from the coding sequence ATGACGAAAGACCAAATCGATCGTGCGGTCTTCGACGCGCTCTCCTCGAACCTGAGTTATTGCCGCGAGGATGTCATCGGCTTCCCGGGTTCCTATTTGGATCGCGAAGTTTTCCCCGATGCACCCTCCTTGCGCGAGCTACCCTATCTGAGCTGCGTGCGGGAAAACCCGAATCACATCGGATGTCACACGCTGACGCAAGCCGAAGTGGCATTCGCTGGAACGCAACGCATCGAGGTCGACTTGATTCGGATCTGCGCGGAAGAAATCATGGGCGCGCAGGATGCGGCATATGATGGTCACGTCTGCGGCGGAGGCACGGAGTGCAACATCGAGGGGCTATGGGTTCAGCGAAATAGGGCCCGGCGCGAAGGGCTCGTCGACGTCGCCGTGATCCATTCCGAAGATGCACACTATTCGATTCCCAAGGCTTGTGATTTGCTCGGCCTCGCAGCGTTCGCCATACCGGTCGACGAGCGGACGAGGCAAATGCATCGAGGCGCGCTTCGCGAAGTCGCGCTCATGGCCAAGGACCGTGGCGTGAAGCGCCTGTTTCTGGTGCTCACCATGGGCACCACTCTTTTTGGCAGCATTGATGACATCGATGCCGTCACGCAGGTGCTGGACGACGTGCGCATCGACTACCGCATTCACGTCGACGCCGCATTCGGGGGATTCATTTATCCCTTCACGGCAGCGCACAATCGCCTCGACTTCCGACATCCAAAGGTGGATTCAATCACGATGGATGGGCACAAGATGCTGCAAGCTCCGTATGGCACCGGCATCTTTTTGGCTCGCAAGGGGCTCGTCGAATTCATATGCACGGAGCAAGCTCGGTACGTGCACGGCAAAGATTACACGCTTTGCGGAAGCCGCTCGGGAGCCAATGCGGTGGCCTTGTGGATGATTCTGCAATCGTATGGGTCGGCCGGGGGCAAGGAATTCTTGCAGGATCTCGTCATGCGCACGGACAAACTTTGCGAGGGCCTCGATCGACTCGGTGCAACGTATTTCCGCGATCCAGCGATGAACATCGTCGCCATTGCAACATCCAGCATGCCGATCGATGTGGCTAATCATTACATGCTCGTTCCGGATAGGTACGACGAGCCTCGATGGTGGAAAGCGGTCGTCATGGATCACGTCAATGAAGCGATGATCATGCGATTTTTGGATGACTTGCACCGGTCGAGTAAAACGCCACCCCAATGA
- a CDS encoding universal stress protein → MATVNNVILVPIDFEPASMKALGIAKDLASRMGGEVVVVHVYQLPVYTYPGLEPSLMPGFHAEVTAAAERAVSSLAQQEGGIRAVLREGDPATEILAAAAELKVSMIVMGTHGRKGLAHLFLGSVAEKVLRKANVPVMSVRVA, encoded by the coding sequence ATGGCCACCGTGAACAACGTGATTCTCGTGCCGATCGACTTCGAACCTGCATCGATGAAAGCGCTCGGCATTGCCAAAGATCTCGCTTCTCGCATGGGCGGCGAAGTCGTCGTTGTGCACGTATACCAACTCCCCGTGTACACGTATCCCGGCCTCGAGCCTTCGCTGATGCCTGGTTTCCACGCTGAAGTCACAGCGGCGGCAGAACGCGCCGTCAGTTCGCTTGCGCAGCAGGAAGGAGGCATCCGAGCGGTGCTTCGGGAAGGTGATCCGGCGACGGAAATTCTTGCTGCCGCCGCAGAGCTCAAGGTGTCGATGATTGTGATGGGAACGCATGGGCGCAAAGGTTTGGCGCATTTGTTTCTCGGGAGCGTTGCCGAAAAGGTTCTGCGTAAGGCCAACGTTCCAGTGATGTCGGTGCGGGTCGCCTGA
- a CDS encoding benzoyl-CoA reductase subunit A translates to MKCVVGIDLGSTTTKAVLLDERGSVLGQGITNSRSNYAVASSVARDEALTAARFTMLERAFESDQRMGSVETQTLLERLAACFRLEVYLAQLEQLGRVMELLLAGDQYGRHRSETEAPARDILAECIRDAPQLFVPGARRKSDFFRDLAGAAFMAGAERRAREGQVVFERIVALFDRAIFDVETWLMNVEFATLLSRALDRALPDVITDSVRSDVRDEIKAIVDRVATVPIEECSYVGTGYGRQTLPFPKEAVRSEILCHGRGAHRVFPGTRSVLDIGGQDTKALQVDDSGMVTAFQMNDRCAAGCGRYLGYIADELNIGLHELGPLALQSTKVVKINSTCTVFAGAELRERLSLGQRREDILAALHRSILTRAMSLIARSGGIRNEFTFTGGVCKNPMATKVLGELVAEHYGSDIVIHTHPDSIYMGALGAALFALDDLQAGRARLMLAQEKGIAS, encoded by the coding sequence ATGAAATGCGTCGTTGGCATCGATCTAGGCTCGACCACCACCAAGGCCGTGCTTCTCGACGAGCGCGGCAGCGTGCTCGGCCAAGGCATTACGAACAGCCGCAGCAATTACGCGGTCGCTTCGTCCGTCGCACGCGACGAAGCGCTGACAGCAGCGCGTTTCACCATGCTCGAGCGCGCATTCGAGAGCGACCAGCGTATGGGCAGCGTCGAAACGCAAACGCTTCTCGAGCGGCTCGCTGCATGTTTTCGCCTCGAGGTGTACCTCGCTCAACTCGAACAACTCGGTCGCGTCATGGAGCTGCTCCTGGCAGGTGATCAATATGGTCGCCATCGATCCGAAACGGAAGCACCGGCGCGAGACATCCTTGCGGAATGCATTCGAGACGCCCCGCAGCTCTTCGTTCCGGGAGCTCGACGCAAAAGTGACTTTTTTCGGGATCTCGCGGGAGCTGCTTTCATGGCAGGCGCCGAACGGCGGGCGCGCGAGGGCCAAGTCGTTTTCGAGCGCATCGTGGCGCTTTTCGATCGGGCGATATTCGACGTCGAAACGTGGCTCATGAACGTCGAATTCGCAACACTGCTTTCGCGGGCGCTCGATCGGGCACTGCCCGATGTCATTACCGATTCCGTACGGAGCGACGTGCGCGATGAAATCAAAGCCATCGTCGATCGCGTCGCAACCGTGCCCATCGAAGAATGCTCGTACGTTGGAACGGGGTATGGTCGGCAAACGTTGCCATTCCCCAAGGAAGCGGTGCGGAGCGAAATTCTATGCCACGGGCGCGGCGCGCATCGGGTTTTTCCCGGCACTCGTTCCGTGCTCGACATCGGTGGCCAAGACACCAAGGCGCTGCAAGTCGACGATTCCGGCATGGTCACGGCGTTTCAAATGAACGACCGCTGCGCCGCAGGTTGCGGTCGATACCTCGGGTACATCGCCGACGAGCTCAACATCGGCCTGCACGAGCTTGGGCCGCTGGCGCTTCAATCGACCAAGGTCGTGAAGATCAATTCCACGTGCACCGTTTTTGCCGGCGCGGAATTGCGCGAGCGTCTTTCGCTCGGACAGCGGCGCGAAGACATTCTCGCGGCGCTACACCGATCCATTTTGACCCGCGCCATGTCCCTCATTGCAAGGTCGGGTGGAATTCGCAATGAATTCACCTTCACGGGGGGCGTCTGCAAAAACCCGATGGCGACCAAAGTGCTCGGCGAGCTCGTGGCGGAGCATTATGGTTCGGACATCGTCATTCACACGCATCCCGATTCTATTTACATGGGCGCGCTCGGAGCGGCCTTGTTTGCGCTCGACGACCTCCAAGCAGGGCGAGCCCGGCTCATGCTCGCCCAGGAGAAAGGAATAGCGTCATGA
- the bcrB gene encoding benzoyl-CoA reductase subunit B gives MAIAATDVSKDRSQARQKRMIADHFDKLEHAKETGKKVVYTFVPGNLTELIDALGMLPVLPEINALQSGMRKKSAEYIAEAEKAGHSEDVCTYVKCDIGMLKSGNVSPTGTRLPPPDLLLLSYTGCFTFMKWFELLKQEYNCPVVMLHVPYQADGMITDEMRRYIVDQLEQVVIPAMEQVAGKKLDMQELEKRLALSAKAEDDLVAVWESARHRPSPIDGYFGGVYYIGPIFSAFRGTEDAVHYYRELREEVTARMATGEGPTTPDGPTTNEKFRIVVEGPPNWTHFYDFWRMFSREGATVVASTYTRVGGLYDLGFRHDSRRPLETLADYCLGCYTNMNLPSRIDLIEQYIKRYDADGFLINSVKSCNSFSVGQLLVLRELEKRTGVPGGFVESDLVDPRYFGKANIDNRLQSYFQMLEGKKRKGAQ, from the coding sequence ATGGCAATCGCCGCCACGGACGTTTCCAAGGATCGGAGCCAAGCGCGCCAGAAACGCATGATTGCCGATCACTTCGACAAACTCGAACATGCCAAAGAGACGGGCAAAAAAGTCGTCTATACGTTCGTCCCTGGGAACCTGACCGAGCTCATCGACGCGCTCGGGATGTTGCCCGTGCTGCCGGAAATCAATGCGCTTCAATCGGGCATGCGCAAGAAGTCCGCCGAATACATTGCCGAAGCAGAGAAAGCTGGGCATTCCGAAGACGTCTGCACCTACGTGAAGTGCGACATTGGTATGCTGAAGAGCGGCAACGTCAGTCCGACGGGTACGCGACTACCTCCGCCCGATTTGCTGCTGCTTTCGTACACGGGCTGCTTCACCTTCATGAAATGGTTCGAGCTTCTGAAGCAGGAATACAACTGCCCGGTCGTGATGCTGCACGTGCCTTATCAGGCCGACGGTATGATTACCGATGAAATGCGTCGGTACATCGTGGACCAGCTCGAGCAAGTCGTGATTCCGGCCATGGAGCAAGTGGCGGGAAAGAAGCTCGACATGCAAGAATTGGAAAAGCGTTTGGCATTGTCGGCCAAAGCCGAAGACGATCTCGTGGCCGTCTGGGAATCGGCTCGCCATAGGCCGTCACCGATAGACGGATATTTCGGGGGCGTCTATTACATCGGGCCAATCTTCTCCGCATTTCGCGGTACCGAGGATGCCGTGCACTATTATCGGGAGCTTCGGGAAGAAGTGACGGCGCGAATGGCTACGGGCGAAGGGCCCACGACGCCGGACGGCCCGACGACGAACGAGAAGTTTCGTATCGTCGTCGAAGGTCCCCCGAATTGGACGCACTTCTACGACTTTTGGCGAATGTTTTCGCGCGAAGGAGCGACCGTCGTCGCGAGCACGTACACACGCGTCGGCGGGCTTTACGACCTCGGGTTTCGTCACGATTCGCGCCGTCCCTTGGAAACACTCGCCGATTATTGCCTCGGCTGTTACACGAACATGAATCTACCGAGCCGCATCGATTTGATCGAGCAATACATCAAGCGTTACGACGCGGATGGGTTCTTGATCAACAGCGTCAAGTCGTGCAATTCGTTCAGCGTCGGACAGCTTCTGGTCTTGCGGGAGCTCGAAAAACGCACGGGCGTTCCAGGAGGGTTCGTCGAATCGGACCTCGTCGATCCGCGTTATTTCGGCAAAGCCAACATCGACAATCGTCTTCAGAGCTATTTTCAAATGCTCGAGGGGAAGAAAAGGAAGGGCGCGCAATGA
- a CDS encoding benzoyl-CoA reductase subunit D gives MNDGTHRTAGIDVGTSSVKVAIARSNAGDDGVMEALVHQRIRRRNVGDVISASFQEACSAAHCGLDDLDYVCTTGDAESLEFATGHFYGMTTHARGAIFLIPEARAVLDLGALHSRAIAMDGRGKVTNHRMTSQCASGTGQFLESIARYLGVPLEDVGMLSQASKAVEETSSICSVLAETDVINLVARGAPTGDILKGIHVSIARRLSQLLRAIGARGIVALTGGLAHDAGMLGALNDVLASDSKVKRPGAQRIEVKTHPDAIYAGAIGAALLGAFRHEQRRGRAHASATTDVDEGNRSVEY, from the coding sequence ATGAATGATGGCACGCATCGGACGGCTGGAATCGACGTGGGCACGAGCTCCGTGAAAGTAGCCATTGCTCGCAGCAATGCAGGCGACGACGGCGTCATGGAAGCGCTCGTGCACCAGCGTATTCGCAGGCGCAACGTGGGCGACGTGATTTCGGCGAGCTTTCAGGAAGCATGTAGCGCGGCGCATTGTGGCCTCGACGATCTCGATTACGTGTGCACGACGGGGGACGCCGAGTCACTCGAATTTGCCACGGGCCATTTCTATGGCATGACCACGCACGCGCGAGGTGCCATTTTCTTGATTCCCGAAGCGCGCGCGGTCCTGGATTTGGGCGCGCTTCATTCTCGTGCCATTGCGATGGATGGGCGGGGCAAGGTGACGAATCATCGCATGACGAGCCAATGCGCGAGCGGCACGGGGCAATTTCTCGAAAGCATTGCCCGGTATCTCGGCGTGCCCCTCGAGGACGTGGGCATGTTGTCGCAGGCATCGAAAGCCGTCGAAGAAACGTCGAGTATTTGTTCGGTACTAGCCGAAACGGACGTGATCAATTTGGTCGCGCGCGGAGCCCCCACCGGCGACATCTTGAAAGGGATTCACGTGAGCATTGCGCGACGATTGTCGCAACTTCTCCGCGCCATTGGAGCTCGCGGAATCGTAGCGCTCACGGGCGGGCTGGCGCATGACGCGGGTATGCTCGGCGCACTCAACGATGTTCTCGCTTCCGATTCGAAGGTAAAACGGCCCGGAGCGCAGCGAATCGAAGTAAAAACCCATCCAGATGCCATTTATGCAGGCGCCATTGGAGCGGCGCTACTGGGAGCATTTCGGCACGAACAGCGACGAGGGCGCGCACATGCGTCCGCAACCACCGACGTCGATGAAGGAAACCGCAGCGTCGAGTATTGA
- a CDS encoding hemerythrin domain-containing protein: protein MNATEWLKRDHELILEGLVALYAVADCVQAGRAVPVDDTRQLLMFFREFADEYHHHKEENALFPALEAAGMPSQGPIGVMLHEHEKGRKLLQRMIDGLPELPAGDAFDYIDLLRLHIEKENEVLFYIADRMLSASTDRSISAMFSQAEDTMPHVLDHEGYRKLFARLRMRAEEE from the coding sequence ATGAATGCAACGGAATGGCTCAAACGCGATCACGAATTGATTCTCGAGGGGCTCGTCGCCCTGTATGCCGTTGCCGATTGCGTGCAGGCAGGAAGGGCCGTACCGGTCGACGACACGCGCCAGCTCTTGATGTTTTTCCGCGAATTCGCCGACGAATATCACCACCACAAGGAAGAAAATGCACTCTTCCCTGCCCTCGAAGCCGCTGGAATGCCGTCGCAGGGTCCCATTGGAGTCATGCTGCACGAACACGAAAAGGGCCGGAAGCTTCTCCAGCGAATGATCGACGGCTTGCCCGAACTACCTGCCGGGGACGCCTTCGATTACATCGATCTGCTCCGCTTGCACATCGAAAAAGAGAACGAAGTGCTCTTTTACATCGCCGACCGCATGTTGTCGGCGAGCACCGATCGGTCCATTTCGGCGATGTTTTCACAGGCTGAAGATACGATGCCTCACGTGCTGGATCACGAAGGCTACCGAAAACTTTTCGCAAGGTTGCGAATGAGGGCCGAGGAGGAATGA
- a CDS encoding DUF4349 domain-containing protein — protein sequence MVPSGCASAGGAQAKYAYRSADTAATGANIQAVGKESRDFESYEIDGAQVSADGGDLWSGGEVDLPLKKEAPAREEASPAPPPPPAPGFAAQAPATPSTRQTEAPAEQAPASTPAHAKDKQADSGTVSVIRAPMLVYTGRVQMAVYEVRNSLGEVETLARALGGFLAKRDDHSITIRVPASRFDEAMRRIEKLGDMISRDVQVEDVTEEFNDVEIRLKNARAVRDRLEQLLSKATKVEESIQIERELERVALTIERLEGRMKFLKDRATFSTITVTFQPRSAAELGKRPFNLPVPWLYGLGLGRLLSL from the coding sequence ATGGTGCCTTCGGGCTGTGCTTCGGCCGGAGGAGCCCAAGCGAAATACGCCTACCGTAGCGCGGATACTGCAGCCACGGGGGCAAACATCCAGGCTGTTGGGAAAGAGTCGCGCGACTTCGAATCGTACGAAATCGATGGTGCACAAGTCTCGGCCGATGGTGGTGACTTGTGGAGCGGTGGTGAGGTCGATTTGCCGCTCAAGAAAGAAGCACCTGCGCGCGAAGAGGCTTCTCCTGCGCCGCCGCCACCTCCTGCGCCGGGCTTTGCTGCGCAAGCTCCTGCAACGCCTTCCACGCGACAAACCGAAGCTCCAGCCGAGCAAGCTCCTGCATCGACGCCTGCGCACGCCAAGGACAAGCAGGCAGACAGCGGCACTGTGAGCGTCATTCGCGCGCCCATGCTCGTCTACACCGGTCGCGTGCAGATGGCGGTGTACGAAGTCCGAAACTCACTCGGTGAAGTCGAAACGCTCGCTCGAGCGCTCGGAGGGTTTCTCGCCAAGCGTGACGACCATTCGATCACGATTCGCGTGCCCGCGTCGCGCTTCGACGAAGCCATGCGTCGCATCGAAAAGCTCGGCGACATGATCAGCCGCGACGTGCAGGTCGAAGACGTGACCGAAGAGTTCAACGATGTGGAGATTCGTTTGAAGAATGCGCGCGCCGTACGAGACAGACTCGAACAGCTCCTCTCCAAGGCGACGAAGGTCGAGGAATCGATTCAGATCGAGCGGGAGCTCGAGCGCGTGGCTTTGACCATCGAACGGCTCGAAGGGCGCATGAAGTTCTTGAAAGACCGCGCGACGTTCTCGACGATCACGGTGACATTTCAGCCGCGATCCGCTGCCGAGCTTGGCAAGCGGCCCTTCAACCTGCCCGTTCCTTGGCTGTACGGGTTGGGCCTTGGACGCCTCTTGAGCCTTTGA
- a CDS encoding serine/threonine protein kinase — protein MPPVQSPFLPGDVVAGKYRVERQLGAGGMGVVLAATHLDLLEPRALKFLSDAALEDAESVERFLREARAASRLKSEHVTHVYDVGRLPTGIPFMVMEYLEGTDLGGMLKTTGRISTDVAVDYMLQAMEGLAEAHAMGIVHRDLKPANLFLTYRPDGTHCVKVLDFGISKIKSGEDIDVTKTHAVLGSPHYMSPEQMESSRDVDVRSDIWSLGIILYQLTTGELPFKGKTMTEVVAVVFSKPPIPPTKLVEGYPPELESIILACLKHDVNARPQNVGELATALAPFGGPSASHVVERIWRLLQAPVGLRLSASNPAIASQFENLQATRTPLPGAVPMEQRTPLPSGRSTPSPVASSPPAGIPVASGFSERMNDVTLQQPGSVTGAWGGTASGTKRRRIPAAAILLACGAMLLGVAVAIAIVMREPPRPAEPPVSSVIAMASTPPSPPVESVPDASAAPEAPASAAPSAVVTASATASTPTRRLPVRKTAPAPTSDPFGMDRK, from the coding sequence ATGCCCCCTGTTCAATCCCCTTTTTTGCCCGGTGACGTTGTAGCCGGCAAGTACCGCGTCGAGCGACAACTCGGCGCGGGAGGGATGGGTGTCGTACTTGCAGCGACGCATCTGGATCTGCTCGAACCGCGTGCGCTCAAGTTTCTTTCGGACGCGGCGCTCGAAGACGCCGAGTCGGTGGAGCGGTTTTTGCGCGAGGCTCGGGCTGCGTCGCGCCTCAAGAGCGAGCATGTGACGCACGTGTACGATGTCGGGCGTTTGCCGACGGGTATTCCGTTCATGGTGATGGAGTATCTCGAGGGGACCGACCTTGGAGGGATGCTCAAGACGACCGGTCGAATATCCACTGACGTTGCAGTCGATTACATGCTGCAGGCGATGGAGGGGCTGGCCGAAGCGCATGCGATGGGAATCGTGCACCGGGATTTGAAGCCGGCGAATTTGTTTTTGACATATCGCCCGGATGGTACGCATTGCGTGAAAGTGCTCGATTTTGGCATTTCAAAGATCAAGTCCGGGGAAGACATCGACGTCACGAAGACGCATGCGGTATTGGGATCGCCCCATTACATGTCGCCCGAACAAATGGAATCGAGTCGCGACGTCGACGTACGTAGCGATATTTGGTCACTGGGAATCATTTTGTATCAGCTCACGACGGGCGAGCTTCCTTTCAAGGGTAAAACGATGACCGAAGTCGTGGCGGTCGTATTTTCCAAGCCGCCGATACCACCGACGAAACTCGTGGAAGGGTATCCTCCCGAGCTGGAAAGCATCATTTTGGCTTGTTTGAAGCACGATGTGAATGCAAGGCCGCAAAACGTGGGTGAATTGGCAACGGCTCTTGCTCCCTTTGGTGGGCCTTCGGCATCGCACGTGGTCGAACGCATTTGGAGGCTTCTTCAAGCGCCCGTGGGGCTTCGTTTGTCCGCGTCGAATCCGGCGATCGCTTCGCAATTCGAGAATTTGCAGGCGACGCGAACACCACTTCCTGGCGCCGTGCCGATGGAGCAACGAACACCGCTTCCGAGTGGGCGTTCGACACCGTCTCCGGTCGCATCGTCGCCGCCTGCAGGGATACCTGTTGCGTCGGGTTTTTCCGAGCGCATGAACGACGTGACCCTTCAGCAGCCGGGTTCCGTCACGGGGGCTTGGGGCGGTACGGCTTCGGGGACGAAGCGCCGGCGCATTCCTGCGGCCGCCATTTTGCTTGCTTGCGGCGCGATGCTTCTCGGCGTGGCCGTTGCCATTGCAATCGTCATGCGTGAACCTCCAAGGCCCGCCGAACCGCCCGTATCGTCCGTCATTGCAATGGCATCGACGCCGCCGTCGCCGCCGGTAGAATCCGTGCCGGATGCTTCAGCCGCGCCGGAAGCGCCTGCATCCGCGGCGCCGAGCGCCGTCGTGACGGCATCGGCAACGGCATCGACGCCCACTCGTCGTTTACCTGTGCGAAAAACCGCGCCTGCGCCCACTTCTGATCCATTCGGGATGGACCGTAAATGA